In the Thermoanaerobaculia bacterium genome, CATCGCTTTGCGTGCCGTATGTACGATAAGAGCCAGAGCCGCGATGGAGAGGATCAGGCCGCCGAAAACCACTGCGTCGTGCAGGTAAGCGACCGACCCTCTGCGGACCGCAATGGTGGCGACATCCTTCCCGGCATATCCGAAATAGACCTCCACCGCCTGGTGGGGCAAAAAGGCAAGGCTGGCGAGCAGAAAGCCAGGGAATCGGACGCCGGTCGCCCCAAGCAGATAGTTGAGCGTGGCGGGATTCAATGGCGTCAAACGGATCAGGGTTTGTAGGCGGAGTTCGTTTTGCATGACGGCACAACGGATGGCCGCGAGGCTGGGTCGAGCTGCGAGCATGTTGTCGATCCGTTTACGAAAGATCCGTCGGGAGAGAAAGAATTGAACCGTGGCAGCTGCCAGTCCTGCCATTACGACCACAAGAAGGCCCTCCGTCATACCAAACAGTGCGCCTGCCATAATTGACAACACGGTCTCGGGTATGAAGACAGAGGTCGCAGCCACAAAGACTCCGATGAAGCCAAGTGTGGCCCAGGGGCCCAGACTTGTGATCCAGGCATCGATGACCCGAATGTGATGCCCCAGATCTTTTCCCAGAATAATCAGCACGGCGATGAAAAGAATCCCCATTCCTCCATAGAGAAAGAGTGTCCGCTTGGAGGAACGCTTGAGGAACTGTGTATTTTCTCTTTCCGCGGGTTTCCGCTGCTGGATCATCGACAGTACTTAACGCGCGAAAGGATGATTTTTCTAATCTGCTTCCCTTTGAATTTCACGGGCTTATTATAACAACGAGATCCGGGGGCAAGCCGAATCTGCACCAGATTGGTGATTCTCAAAGGACGACGACACCAAAAGTCTCATGGATTATTTAACGGACGTGTCAACCTATTCCGAGGCAGAAAAGTGGACAAATTAAATGGGCACTACACTACTTAAGAATTCATCACAGACTAATAATTTCTCACCGCCCAATA is a window encoding:
- a CDS encoding VTT domain-containing protein, which gives rise to MIQQRKPAERENTQFLKRSSKRTLFLYGGMGILFIAVLIILGKDLGHHIRVIDAWITSLGPWATLGFIGVFVAATSVFIPETVLSIMAGALFGMTEGLLVVVMAGLAAATVQFFLSRRIFRKRIDNMLAARPSLAAIRCAVMQNELRLQTLIRLTPLNPATLNYLLGATGVRFPGFLLASLAFLPHQAVEVYFGYAGKDVATIAVRRGSVAYLHDAVVFGGLILSIAALALIVHTARKAMDRAITESADSGTSDESPSSGSKTTDFTCTHED